GCGGTTAATGAAAAGTGTGCCCTTGGCCTCTTCATCCCACTGCTCTGACATTTAGCCCTCCCCTACACTGCTGAGAATATATTAGCAGATCACTATTTTGATTAAATCTGATTTCATATCTGAAAATATATGTCTGTCTGAGAAAGGGTGGGAGGAATTTGGGCCCTCTTCACAATTTTAAGGAGCATTTTCTATGGGAGAGTGAATCCTTTTGTGAGGTTATGGAGGCAAAAAGCctctgattttttgtttggttttatacCTATACAGACTGGCCAACAGAGATACGATGCAGttatatttttacatacttATCTTTTAATTGTAAACCTTTGCTTTAGGTACTCTGTTTACAAGAAGTCCAAGAagaccactacagagcagaGATCAAGTCAAGTTTGGAATCCCTGGGTATGATGAAACTCTTGCGACTAATACATTgtcttctcccctgccccagtattattttcctcaaaaaaactTTCTTAGATTGTAGAATCAAGTCTACTGCCATCACATGCAACAATGTTGTGTAGCCCCTTTCATAAATTCATCAAGTGTTCTCTTGAAGCTACCTTAGTGTTTTCTACCAGTATTCCTGTTGGATAGCTTTTTTCGGTATGTTTTTTCTGGCTTGAAACCTTCCAAATATCAGCACTAGATTTTACCCATGATCGGTTTATATTCATTAGTTTTTATACTACCGCTGTCAGTTAACCTAAATAGCACTGTCTTACTACTCTCACATGTGAATTTATGGAAGGGACATGTTGCTAGGGGTGTGATTCCATGGTGGTTTAAACTGATCTAAATCTTTTATGCCCTACACACTTCCTTTCAGTCTCGGGGCCCTGCTTTCTTCCTGGCACTGGTACTTGTCTGATACCAGCAGGAGCCAGTTCAAGGAGCAGCACTGAACTGATACTTTCTTTGTCAATTGGAGAAGTAGGCTAGCTCCCAGACTTGAGTGCTTGTAAAGGAGATACAGTAATGGCAGTGCTGATTTAAATCCACTTGGAATGTGAAGCAGCACTGTAAGGCCAGGCTCATGTGGGCATCGGAGCTTCCTGCTGCTATACATCGGTATCTGGAGCATGCTGTAgctcttcttcttcccctcctaGCTCCCAACATGTCCTGCCCCTTCTCCTGCGCTGTTTATGGGCACTCACCAGACCTTTGCCCTGGTGAGGTCCAGCAGGagtaattttacttttctgaattAGTTTTGTTGGCTTATGGGTAAACAGTAAGCGCCACCACAAGTGGCAGGAGCACATGGCctggagctgggagagaggaATGGAAATCCCTTGTTCCGGTGCTGGTGTGAGCTCGGAGGTAGACTCGCTCCACTTCATGGGACGGTACTGCCTAAATTCATATGGTGTGGATTGGgcagagaagcattttctttaatgGCAAAAACTAGATGCTGTTTCAAGATCATTAGTTTTTTCTTACATAGGTAGGGTCTCattaaaatctgtgtttcaCCTCTACATAAAGTGAAGAACTTGGCAAACTGCTATTTTCAGGTGCACTTGTTTGAACTCTGATACTGTAGTTTGATAAATGTCTCAGTTTTCCCTGTTGAAAGCTCACCACTTGCTGCTAACTGGATAATTACATAATTATGTAGATATGTTTGATACCTTTGTTATATGAATCACTTCAGACAATCATTTATGACTTAGTGATTATTGCTTTCAAATGGAATGCTTTACTGGTATTACTCCTAAACCATCATGGtaacttccagaaaaaaattcaatacaCAAGTCCAGCTTCATGtgatttgtggggttttttggttggtttggtttggtttttttccatgtgagTAGAGGAGAACATGCTCGGTATCTTTAAAGTATGTAGATACTTACATGTTACAAAAAGTATGAGAGCAGGTTTCCTGTAGTATCTAAACTGAAGCTAGACAGGACAGAAAGACTCGTGTTCGCTTTTTCTATGTGAACTTCACGTAATCTTTGGTACTTCAAACTGGGTGTTGATAGCCATGTGAGAAAAGTAGCATGAACGTTTTtctaatcttttatttttttaataatctctATTTATACAAtgatattttatgtttttaattgccTTTCTTGCAGGGTATCACTGTGAGTATAAAATGAGGACAGGGAGAAAACCTGATGGCTGTGCTATTTGTTTCAAAACTTCCAAATTTAGCCTGATTTCATCAAACCCCGTGGAATTTTTTCGCCACGATATTCCACTCTTGGACAGGGACAACGTTGGACTGGTGTTGCTTTTGCAGCCTAGATTTCACTGTAAAACTAATGCTGCAATCTGTATAGCCAATACACATCTACTGTATAACCCAAGGCGAGGGGACATCAAACTGACCCAGCTTGCAATGCTCCTGGCAGAGATTGCTAGTGTTGCCCCTCAGAAGGATGGTACCTTCTGTCCAATTATCATCTGTGGTGACTTCAATTCTGTTCCTGGTTCTCCATTGTACAGATTTATAAAGGAAGGAAAGTTAAATTATGAAGGACTTGCTATAGGGAAGGTAGGCTATGCTTTTcactttttacaaaaaaaggtTAATGCTGATTAAAGGGAAATACTTGATTCAGTGGTGCTAGCATGCCATAGCTGTGATTATTTCCATTGCAGTACCAATCTTAGTGCCCTTTACACAGTCTGCAAAGCAAAAGTTACTGTGGAGATGCTAAAATAAGCTTGGGGTTTATTAACTGTGCCTTACAGAATACTGTGTCTGCTTCTAgcattctgaaattaaaaacctgCAAACAAATGAATTGTTCTTGAAATACGGTTATCCATAGGATGTCTGTATCACTGTGTGCAAGTGTCCCAGTCTTTAAGTAGAGTAAAGTAATTATTTAATCAAATACCTACTGTGTACTCCATGGAAAGTTGACTCTTACTTTAGATAAACTTCGAATTACAGTGGCTAGAATAATTGTAAAAGTGAAAATGCAATTAGATGCTGAACCTAAACTGTTTCAGTTTAGATGGTTTTTGTTGTAAGCTCTTGTGTGTAGCTGTTGGATGTGTCAAATGCTATTTAATGGAAAGTAATTGGAGTACATACAATGagaacacatgaaaaaatagCCCCGCTGGTGTTTGTTGCTAGTGGGTAGTTGTTTCAAGCCCCACTTTGACTTGATTTGCTCCCAGAAGAATAAGCATCATGAAGATAAAGTGTCTGCTAGGGAGCCATATGTACTCAGTCCTGTTGTGTTGCTAAAATTGTTCTTGATAGTATCGGTAGTCTCCCAGCTTTGTGTCACAAGAATTATCTTGAAAAGTTGGGTAGTTGCAAAAAACTTGGCAGAGCATAAACAAAGGGTGTGTACATAAAGGGTGTTACTATTTTTACAGAGATTTGACAAGCTGTTataaaagatttatttgaaGGGGTGGGGGCTTTTCTTTACTTAAAATGTTAAACTTAACAAAATATGTccattaatttcaatttttttttgttgggtttttttggtttggggttttttttttttttttaaatctgatttaTATCTGAAAAAAGCTCCTGTTGTCTGTCATAGGTTTCTGGACAAGAACAGTTTCCAAGGGGCCAAAGAATCTTACCTATCCCAATCTGGCCAAAAAAATTAGGTATTTCACAAAACTGTgtatatgaaataaaacagcaacaaaaagaagaaaatgcaggtCAGTTGCTGGGTGGATGAATTTTGTGGACCTTTGAAAATATCATTCAGGTagcactgaaaaacagattGTTCTAGTGGGGGAAAAACAGTGCATCTTGAGCTTGCAAAACTTCTTTGTTGGGCTCAGTTGAGTGTAAAGTTATTTGTTCACATaagcatttgaaaatatgaaTCTTCAGAACATAACGGTTAGAAATTGCCATTCAAGTTTTGGTGCGTAATATTTGAACTCTGTGTTTGCATAATGAAAGCCAGTTGTGCTGTGACTGGGAAGAGAGATGTATGTACGCGCACAAGCATGTAGCATGAACCTGCGTTCTGCTCCAGTGTTCATGTATTATAGTGCAGGCACTTTATGGAACAAGTGGGAAAAGGAAGTGATTCCTTGCTAAGTATTACTGCATCTTCCATCCATTTTTCCTTTGACAGCAAAAACCATTTCAAATGAATGGGACATAATGTGAAAGAGTCTGTGGAGGGGATCTTACTAATGGAATAGAATTTAATCCAGCTTTGTGAATTGTACCGTGCCTGCTGCAAAAAATGTGTACTTAAAAAGATAGTTTTTTCTGTAGCTCTTCAATATTGGTCTTGCTTACatcctgttttttaaatgtaaattgaatgtatttttattttgcaggagaaaaattgaaagcagcaaaactggACAACGCTCAGGAGATTGTAATGGCATCTGAAAAGTATgtgttggggggaaaaaatggaagccCTTGATGGTTTCCTGTTTTGGGgggattgttttgtttttagacCAAACTTGTATCTGATTCCAGATGTGGATACAAGATGCTCACCCAATGCAGTCTGCCCATTGGGCAAAAAAGTCATTGTCCATCTAAACACGAAAAGGCTGACTGATCAGACAGCAGAAGCctagaactggaaaaaatggagTGTGTGTTCTTGTAGGAACTTGCAGATATTATATCAGGATGCAGAGGCAAGGTGTCAGTGCTGTTTAGAAGatgctttctgtttgcttattaaaagaatgtttttgacttttttttagtCACTGCTTGACATGAACAGGACATCTTGCTCTGTAGTGACACTGTAGGAAAGCTGTGAACATCAGTCCAGTTGCAGAAATTGTGTTTTtaagagaggaggagaaataaTAATTGGAAAAAACCCTAGTGTTGTCCAGCTGCTTCAGTGTTGGCACTTCTctcatttttactctttttgaGATGGTGGTTTATGGATGCTAATAAAATCCTCTAATACAATATGAAATTGGGatgaaggaggggaagaaactggaaaaaatcacaaaatcagTCTTGTCAGGAGTTCTGTGGGAGAATTCAAATTCTTTGAGTCCCAGAAATTTGGAATATTATGGATTTAGTAGTACAACTCTCGCTTGgatcaaaacattttgttaaacTGGAGGAGAAAGCCACCACTAGActgctgagaaggaaaacataaCTGCTTTTTGAAAGGAAGACTATTTTTGCATTTACCAAACTGGTAAAGGCATATAAATAAGGCACAGAAGAAGGAAATTGCCCTAACTGTGTATGTGTGATGTCAGGCTCCAGGCCAGCCATTTCTTATCAGAAATGAGATCTTGGTATCGCTGCAAATAGTTGCATTAAAAAccctgatgatttttttttttgcttggtttttaacCAAAACACATTACAGTTCAGGTTTAAAACTTGGCCGTACAAGGTAAGGCAGCTACAGCTGAGGGATGGACAGTTTGCAGAGCaaagggctgggagggagagagacagagagacatTCTTTTACTGAAAGGTGCAgtttgcagtttgttttcaagATTGAAAAAACAGGTCAGGCAAGATGGGCTGAACTGAAGAGGAACAGACTGACTGATGATGGAGAGGGACACGATGGGAGCCTGAGTGGAGGAGAAAAGATTAAGTGCAGCCTAGCTTGAAAGCACTGGATAGTGTTGTTTTAGAGGAGAAGGGGGGCGGGGAAATTCTTCTCTATATGCGGAAAGGCCTAGTTAGATGAATTCATAGTCTGTTGCTTTCATATAAGCTGCTTTCATGGACATTTCTGCCCGTGTATCAGGGAGAGATTGCTGAATAAGGACACATGAAATCTTAGAAAGTGTAGACATAGGTGAAAACACATATATTTGAAGTGTCAGTGAAGCCAGTTTCAATACTTTTACTTGAAAAAGCTGCCTGCTTTTTGCCGCCAGAGGTTTAGGCTACTAACACAACAGGCTGTGGGATTGATTGCATGAGAGAAATGCTAGTTTGCATATCCAGATCATTCATTTTGTTTGTAACCTGGCACTATTTGGTATTTCTTCATTGCTTGTTCTGTCTAGGAGagacaagaaaattattttctttgattccTGTTTAGGTTGTCTTCAAAATTGCAGCACCATTTTAAGTTGTCTTCAGTCTATTCTCATTACTTTCCTGAAACTGGGATACCAGAAGTAACGACTTGTCACTCCCGAAGTGCTGTCACTGTGGATTATATTTTCTATTCTGCAGCGAATGATGACACTGCTGCCCAGTCAggtaaagaaacaaatatttaattattttttcacaaatGATAAACGGGAACATTCAAATGCTGTTCTTAGGGAAATTTAGTGATAATTTAATCCATATGAAGTACCTCAGGAGTTCATGGTAGTGCACTGAATGTCAGCTCTTACCTGAGGAATGTGGCTGGCCTTGTGGTGCCACACAGGGTAAACTTTTTCACCTAACTGAACATTCCTGTAGTTGCCATCTCAGCGTGGAGACAAGAGCTGAGgctacagaaaagcaggaatgaaaGTGGCACCTGAGGAATACTGCTGTCAGTAACTCATGCAGGACCTTAGTGGCCAGACCTACAACCAAGCAGTATTTCCAATAATCTAACCAACAAACTGGTGAGCGGTAATTTACGATGTGCTTTAAAACTGATAAACGAACGGTTTCTTAGAAGGTCACTTTTCAGATGGTCCAGCGCCTGTCAAGTGAACGACCTCTGTGGCTTTTGCTCAGAGAGCAGTCGCTTGCGTGGGCCCGGTTGTCTCTCGTGAATGCAGTTGCAGCTGGAACGCACCAGATGGTGCAAGAAAGACACGGTACCTCTGCGGGTGCGTTCCTCCTGCGCTGGCGCTCTTACCCTGGGCACTCCGAGCAGTGCGCCTGCCGTGTCGTCTTTAGTTCTGTGGTTTATGCCATCGTCAAAGGTCATTGCACAGCGTGGTGCTATCGGATAAAGGCTCTGCAGAACTCGGAACAAACCAACCTGCATTCCgctcctgcttctgctgtaaATTGCAACTAGTTTTTTATAAATTAGCATTGTTCTCAGTATGTGAAACGAAAATACCACCTTCGTCTTTCGTACCTTGAGACTAGATTATTAAAATTGAGTCAATGCGCAGGAGTCTCATTTGTCATAACATGTACAGTAAATGCTCTTAATTTAACATATCAAATACAAGAGCTTcacaatacagaaataaaagctttgacTGAATAACTAGGATACGAGAAGTAAGTATTTAAATGACTTCTGAATGCTGTGTGATTTCAGAGTGCATCCTTGGGCAAAATTTAATCCTAATTCACCTGCTTATATATTTTGCTACACCATCATTGCCCCAGCAGAGCAAtagcatgttttctttctgcattgtTTTTCAAATAGATTCTTCACCCTATATCAGAGTACAGAATGGGACCAAACTTGAATTCTCCAAGTAGTTTAAATTGGTGTAGTTTTTGTTCATTAATTCTTAGAAACTTTAGTAGTTtggattttcagttttctgatgaGCTGGACCTCTGTGTTAAAAGTTGTCAAAGTCTGAAAAAGTGAGTATTAAATGTGGTCTAGGCTGATTCATcagttttttccatttaaaggGGGGTTTTTTGGAAAGATTTTGTGCTTTGGTCTGCCATGCTTAGCCAAGTATTTGGTTTGGTATTCAGGATGTGCTGTGAAAGCAGGGTTCAGTATCTTACCAGAGTCCTGCAGGACTTTTGCTAGTTCCAGTGCTCTAAGCTGACGTTAATCACCTGATACAGACCGAGCTCCCTTTAGCAAGGAACTGCTCCTTTGTAGACATGCAGGTGCTGTGCCAAACGATAAATTTGGCTCCAGACCCGGCGGACACGTGCTTTAGAGCTACAGAGACATCTCTGCagtaaaaaagcttttcttcagagcagcagtAAACAGCTGCCGGGTTGGTAGAGGGCTGGTAAACTGGCAGATGGCAAAGAGGTGAAGCTCTTGAACTATTTGTGGAGTTAAACAGTTGCCAGATAATCCTTTAAAATATGCCTACTGGTAAGCCAGTACCAGGTTCAGCTGGGGAGTTCTGAAATTGCTGATCactttcacaaagaaaatactttgtcaAAGTTACAGCTGCTGTTTGTGCTGGTCCTGAAAGCACTCGGCCTGCTCGGTATCACTGTGCTCTCGCTTGGGTAGATAGCTCAAGTCTAACAAACTTGACACATCGTGCAAGGTTCTCATTCTCAATGGAATTTTTTCACTTGAGTTGGAAGAAGCATGTTACTGTTTGCTGACGATGCTCTTCCGAGTTTTTTAGGGGGAGGGTGTCCCTGTTtgttggggtgggttttttttaggacacaaatattttaagtatagtgtaataataataaagggaGGGCAGGTACAGGTGATGTTACAGtgggggtctgctacaggccacctgaccAGGCAGGCCAGGTGTATGAGGCCCTCTGTAGACAGATAGGAGCAGCCTCATGCTCACAAGCCCTGGCCCTCATGGGGGATTTCAACCCCCCCGATACctgttggagggacaacacGGCATATGAAATCCAGGAGCTTCCTGGAATGCATTGATggtaacttccttctccaagtgacgGAGGAGCCGTTGAGGAGAGATGCCATGatggaccttgttctcaccaacaagaaggggcaggagggacaCGTGGAGCTcaggggcagccttggctgcagtgaccatgagatggtggagttcaagatcttCAGGACGGCAaggagggtgcacagcaagcTCACTGCTCTGGGCTTCAGGAGAGCTGACTGGCCTCTTCAGGGACCTGCTGggtagagtaccatgggataaagccGTGGAGGGAAGAGATACCCAAGAAAGCTGTGTTAATATTCCAGGATCACTTTCTCCAAGCTCAGGAGATACTGTAAGAGGGTGGATTGAGATTAGATATAGGAAGTTCTTCACTATGAGgctggtgaggcactggaatgAGTTGCCCcgagaagctgtggatgccccatccctggaagtgttcagggccaggctggatggggctttgagcagcctggtctagtggaaggtgcccctgcctgtggtggggggtggaactaggtggtctttaagg
The nucleotide sequence above comes from Falco biarmicus isolate bFalBia1 chromosome 12, bFalBia1.pri, whole genome shotgun sequence. Encoded proteins:
- the ANGEL2 gene encoding protein angel homolog 2 isoform X4, coding for MLPRHVQRLGRDWIAHWNGSQILTLNSPVPSCMRWAGHYPWASFPLPVPADFSANWRLPLVFGPWRQFQNSNWQLDNFTQSSCFHLPNPSMKSEGEEPLTKKRRLSGQHDTSAPGEETNFSHQKEALCFSVAQNEEHNNRKGTVRRHWEYFCQHSRTMKIFENKETDQSNTESEAKFDFTVMSYNILSQNLLEDNSHLYKHCRQRLLIWTYRFPNILQEIKQLDADVLCLQEVQEDHYRAEIKSSLESLGYHCEYKMRTGRKPDGCAICFKTSKFSLISSNPVEFFRHDIPLLDRDNVGLVLLLQPRFHCKTNAAICIANTHLLYNPRRGDIKLTQLAMLLAEIASVAPQKDGTFCPIIICGDFNSVPGSPLYRFIKEGKLNYEGLAIGKVSGQEQFPRGQRILPIPIWPKKLGISQNCVYEIKQQQKEENAGEKLKAAKLDNAQEIVMASEKLSSKLQHHFKLSSVYSHYFPETGIPEVTTCHSRSAVTVDYIFYSAANDDTAAQSDGPAPVK
- the ANGEL2 gene encoding protein angel homolog 2 isoform X2 codes for the protein MLPRHVQRLGRDWIAHWNGSQILTLNSPVPSCMRWAGHYPWASFPLPVPADFSANWRLPLVFGPWRQFQNSNWQLDNFTQSSCFHLPNPSMKSEGEEPLTKKRRLSGQHDTSAPGEETNFSHQKEALCFSVAQNEEHNNRKGTVRRHWEYFCQHSRTMKIFENKETDQSNTESEAKFDFTVMSYNILSQNLLEDNSHLYKHCRQRLLIWTYRFPNILQEIKQLDADVLCLQEVQEDHYRAEIKSSLESLGYHCEYKMRTGRKPDGCAICFKTSKFSLISSNPVEFFRHDIPLLDRDNVGLVLLLQPRFHCKTNAAICIANTHLLYNPRRGDIKLTQLAMLLAEIASVAPQKDGTFCPIIICGDFNSVPGSPLYRFIKEGKLNYEGLAIGKVSGQEQFPRGQRILPIPIWPKKLGISQNCVYEIKQQQKEENAGEKLKAAKLDNAQEIVMASEKLSSKLQHHFKLSSVYSHYFPETGIPEVTTCHSRSAVTVDYIFYSAANDDTAAQSVAISAWRQELRLQKSRNESGT
- the ANGEL2 gene encoding protein angel homolog 2 isoform X1; translation: MLPRHVQRLGRDWIAHWNGSQILTLNSPVPSCMRWAGHYPWASFPLPVPADFSANWRLPLVFGPWRQFQNSNWQLDNFTQSSCFHLPNPSMKSEGEEPLTKKRRLSGQHDTSAPGEETNFSHQKEALCFSVAQNEEHNNRKGTVRRHWEYFCQHSRTMKIFENKETDQSNTESEAKFDFTVMSYNILSQNLLEDNSHLYKHCRQRLLIWTYRFPNILQEIKQLDADVLCLQEVQEDHYRAEIKSSLESLGYHCEYKMRTGRKPDGCAICFKTSKFSLISSNPVEFFRHDIPLLDRDNVGLVLLLQPRFHCKTNAAICIANTHLLYNPRRGDIKLTQLAMLLAEIASVAPQKDGTFCPIIICGDFNSVPGSPLYRFIKEGKLNYEGLAIGKVSGQEQFPRGQRILPIPIWPKKLGISQNCVYEIKQQQKEENAGEKLKAAKLDNAQEIVMASEKLSSKLQHHFKLSSVYSHYFPETGIPEVTTCHSRSAVTVDYIFYSAANDDTAAQSGAEDSFHGGLKLLGRLALLTEKDLWTVNGLPNENNSSDHLPLLAEFRLIER
- the ANGEL2 gene encoding protein angel homolog 2 isoform X3 — translated: MLPRHVQRLGRDWIAHWNGSQILTLNSPVPSCMRWAGHYPWASFPLPVPADFSANWRLPLVFGPWRQFQNSNWQLDNFTQSSCFHLPNPSMKSEGEEPLTKKRRLSGQHDTSAPGEETNFSHQKEALCFSVAQNEEHNNRKGTVRRHWEYFCQHSRTMKIFENKETDQSNTESEAKFDFTVMSYNILSQNLLEDNSHLYKHCRQRLLIWTYRFPNILQEIKQLDADVLCLQEVQEDHYRAEIKSSLESLGYHCEYKMRTGRKPDGCAICFKTSKFSLISSNPVEFFRHDIPLLDRDNVGLVLLLQPRFHCKTNAAICIANTHLLYNPRRGDIKLTQLAMLLAEIASVAPQKDGTFCPIIICGDFNSVPGSPLYRFIKEGKLNYEGLAIGKVSGQEQFPRGQRILPIPIWPKKLGISQNCVYEIKQQQKEENAGEKLKAAKLDNAQEIVMASEKLSSKLQHHFKLSSVYSHYFPETGIPEVTTCHSRSAVTVDYIFYSAANDDTAAQSEGHFSDGPAPVK